A stretch of Cyanobacterium sp. HL-69 DNA encodes these proteins:
- the argG gene encoding argininosuccinate synthase ArgG: MSRAEKVILAYSGGVDTSVCIPYLKKEWGVKEVITLAADLGQGEELGPIQAKALKCGAVESLVADATEEFVTNYAFPAIKANALYENRYPLSTALARPLIAKLLVEAAEKYGADAVAHGCTGKGNDQVRFDLGITALNPNIKILAPAREWGMSREDAIAYGEQFGIEAPVKKSSPYSIDRNLLGRSVEAGPLENPMTEPPEEIYAMTKSVMDAPNEPEYLEITFEQGTAVAVNGVALPPVALVTKINEVAGNHGVGRIDMIENRVVGIKSREIYEAPALLVLIKAHEDLESLTLTSDVTHYKRAHIDETYSRMIYEGLWYSPLKNALDAFIEETQKRVSGTVRIKFFKGNATIVGRTSQYSLYDSELSTYGEQDQFDHKAAEGFIYVWGLSTRVWAEKTRSLES, translated from the coding sequence ATGAGTCGTGCCGAGAAAGTCATTTTAGCCTATTCCGGGGGAGTTGACACTTCCGTATGTATTCCTTACCTAAAAAAAGAATGGGGTGTAAAAGAAGTCATTACCCTTGCGGCAGATTTAGGACAGGGAGAAGAATTAGGACCTATACAAGCCAAGGCTCTTAAATGTGGTGCAGTAGAGTCTTTGGTGGCCGATGCTACGGAAGAGTTTGTGACTAACTATGCTTTCCCTGCCATAAAAGCTAATGCTTTATATGAAAACCGTTATCCTCTTTCCACTGCCTTAGCTCGTCCCCTCATTGCTAAGTTGTTAGTGGAAGCTGCCGAAAAGTATGGTGCTGATGCGGTTGCCCATGGTTGCACAGGAAAAGGAAATGACCAAGTTCGTTTTGATTTAGGTATTACTGCCCTCAATCCCAATATTAAAATTTTAGCTCCTGCTAGGGAATGGGGTATGAGTCGTGAAGATGCGATCGCCTACGGGGAACAATTTGGTATCGAAGCCCCGGTCAAAAAATCCTCTCCTTACAGCATTGATCGTAACCTATTAGGGCGTAGTGTGGAGGCTGGCCCCTTAGAAAACCCTATGACAGAGCCTCCCGAAGAAATTTACGCCATGACAAAATCGGTTATGGATGCCCCTAATGAGCCTGAATATTTAGAAATTACCTTTGAACAAGGAACAGCCGTAGCGGTTAATGGTGTTGCTCTTCCTCCTGTTGCCCTAGTTACCAAAATTAATGAAGTGGCTGGTAATCATGGGGTAGGACGTATCGATATGATTGAAAACCGAGTAGTAGGTATCAAATCTCGGGAAATCTATGAAGCCCCTGCTCTTTTAGTGCTTATCAAAGCCCATGAGGACTTAGAAAGTTTAACCCTCACCAGTGATGTAACCCATTATAAAAGAGCCCACATTGATGAAACCTATAGTCGCATGATTTATGAAGGGTTATGGTATAGCCCCCTCAAAAATGCCCTCGACGCCTTCATCGAAGAAACTCAAAAAAGAGTCAGCGGTACAGTACGCATCAAATTCTTTAAAGGTAATGCTACCATCGTAGGTAGAACATCCCAGTATTCTTTGTATGACTCCGAATTATCTACTTACGGAGAACAAGATCAATTTGATCACAAAGCCGCTGAAGGATTTATCTATGTTTGGGGTTTATCCACCAGAGTTTGGGCAGAAAAAACCCGTTCTTTGGAAAGTTAA
- a CDS encoding alternative homocysteine synthase, which yields MRTVAQINEKIADRTVKVCTIEELKSKVKKQGISKTYQEIDVVCTGTFEPMESSGAIINLGHTDPPIKIRQCWLDGVPTYAGFGAVDLCLGATVPSEYGSNKELGDNVPSNLPERGGAHVIEDLIAGKAVPIKAVGQVTDCYPRASFESTITMDSINQFYLYNPRNLYQNFIVGVNGGDRTLYTYLGPLLPRLGNAVYSSVGAMSPLLNDPDLEVVGIGTKIFLGGAEGYIAWEGTQNFPLQKRRENRTPIGPASTVALVGDAKQMSHEWVRGCYFKNYGSSLMLGVGIPIPLLSEKIVANCAVDDKDIVAPVMDFSIPRRVRPSFGLASYAHLKSGKIKIEGQVVRVASVASLYLSRQVAQTLKQRILDAEFTLTQAVASLPCDRTFIAQDGAI from the coding sequence ATGCGCACTGTTGCCCAAATTAATGAAAAAATAGCCGATCGCACCGTAAAAGTTTGCACCATTGAAGAATTAAAAAGTAAAGTAAAAAAACAAGGTATAAGCAAAACTTATCAAGAAATAGATGTAGTTTGTACGGGTACCTTTGAACCCATGGAGTCATCGGGGGCAATCATTAACCTCGGTCATACAGACCCCCCCATCAAAATTCGTCAGTGTTGGCTCGATGGAGTACCTACCTATGCAGGATTTGGGGCAGTGGATCTGTGTTTGGGTGCAACGGTACCTTCTGAATATGGCAGTAATAAAGAGTTAGGGGATAACGTACCTTCTAATTTACCTGAAAGGGGAGGGGCCCATGTGATAGAAGATTTAATTGCGGGGAAGGCTGTACCGATAAAAGCAGTGGGACAGGTAACGGACTGTTACCCTAGAGCTTCCTTTGAGTCCACCATCACCATGGATTCTATTAATCAGTTTTACTTATACAACCCTCGAAATTTGTATCAAAACTTTATTGTAGGGGTGAATGGGGGCGATCGCACTTTATACACCTACTTAGGCCCATTATTGCCCCGTCTTGGCAACGCCGTATATTCGAGCGTGGGCGCTATGTCTCCCCTGTTAAATGACCCCGATTTGGAAGTGGTGGGCATTGGTACCAAAATATTTTTAGGGGGAGCAGAAGGTTACATCGCATGGGAAGGCACCCAAAATTTCCCCCTACAAAAGAGACGAGAAAATCGCACCCCCATTGGTCCTGCCTCTACGGTGGCTTTGGTGGGAGATGCCAAACAGATGAGTCATGAATGGGTTAGGGGTTGTTATTTCAAAAATTATGGTTCATCCTTGATGTTGGGGGTAGGTATTCCCATTCCCCTGCTAAGTGAAAAAATTGTTGCTAACTGTGCTGTGGATGATAAAGATATTGTGGCACCAGTGATGGATTTTTCTATTCCCCGTCGGGTGCGTCCTAGTTTTGGGTTAGCTAGTTATGCCCACCTCAAGAGTGGGAAAATTAAGATAGAAGGGCAAGTGGTGCGAGTAGCTTCCGTGGCTAGTTTATATCTCTCCCGTCAGGTTGCCCAAACTCTCAAACAACGTATTTTAGACGCTGAATTCACCCTCACCCAAGCCGTTGCATCCCTACCGTGCGATCGCACCTTTATCGCCCAAGATGGTGCCATATAG
- the alaS gene encoding alanine-tRNA ligase AlaS, translating into MTNIPPSLTGNEIRTKFLNFFEQKQHKILPSASLVPEDPTVLLTIAGMLPFKPIFLGQQTPEVPRATTSQKCIRTNDIENVGRTARHHTFFEMLGNFSFGDYFKSQAIAWGWELSTQVFKLPPERIVVSVFREDDEAFAIWRDEIGVSEKRIIRMGEEDNFWKSGVTGPCGPCSELYYDFKPELGDDNIDLEDDSRFIEFYNLVFMQYNRDTEGNLTPLEKKNIDTGMGLERMAQILQQVPNNYETDLIFPIIKTAAELADIDYQKANENTKVSLKVIGDHVRSVVQMIADGISASNMGRGYILRRLIRRVVRHGRLIGIDGNFINQVAETAIQLLEGIYTNTREREKVIKTELQREESAFLATLERGEKLLAEVIDKLKQVQKTEISGVDAFTLYDTFGFPLELTQEIAEEQGITIDVDGFEAEMEAQRVRSQSAHETIDLTVQGSIDKLAEHIHPTEFLGYQEYQLISHIEGLLVEGKSVKKAESGTKVQLILNKTPFYAESGGQIGDKGYLAGEDVLISINDVQKESGFFVHYGTVERGSITVGQKLRATVDKACRNRVRANHTATHLLQSALKKVVDNSISQAGSLVSFDKLRFDFNSPQPITKSQLQQIEDLINTWIAEAHPADISVMGIEEAKAKGAIAMFGEKYGSQVRVIDIPEVSMELCGGTHVNNTAEIGLFKIISETGISSGVRRIEAVAGASVLEYLKVRDEVVKELADKLKAKPEEIPERFANLQSELKTTQKELESLKQELALLKSDSLVNEAQTVGEFKILVAHMRDLDAKSLQTAGEKLQQKLGNSAVVLASIPEEGKVSLVAAFGEKVYKEKQLQAGKFIGQIAKICGGGGGGRPNLAQAGGRDATKVDEALATAKTQLMDALS; encoded by the coding sequence ATGACTAATATCCCTCCTTCCTTAACAGGAAACGAAATCAGAACAAAATTTTTAAACTTTTTTGAGCAAAAACAACATAAAATATTACCTAGTGCATCTTTAGTACCTGAAGATCCTACGGTGCTTTTAACTATCGCAGGTATGCTACCATTTAAGCCCATATTCCTAGGGCAACAAACCCCTGAAGTACCGAGGGCAACTACTTCCCAGAAATGTATCCGCACCAATGATATTGAGAATGTGGGGCGCACAGCCAGACATCATACTTTCTTTGAGATGTTGGGCAATTTCAGTTTTGGGGATTACTTTAAATCTCAGGCCATTGCATGGGGTTGGGAATTATCGACTCAAGTATTTAAACTACCCCCAGAAAGAATTGTGGTTAGTGTGTTTCGTGAAGATGACGAAGCCTTTGCCATCTGGCGTGATGAAATAGGTGTATCTGAAAAAAGGATTATCCGCATGGGAGAAGAAGATAATTTCTGGAAATCTGGGGTGACTGGCCCTTGTGGTCCTTGTTCGGAGTTATACTATGATTTTAAGCCCGAATTGGGTGATGATAATATCGATTTGGAAGATGATAGTCGATTTATTGAGTTTTATAACTTGGTGTTTATGCAATATAACCGAGACACCGAAGGAAATTTAACGCCCCTAGAAAAGAAAAATATTGATACGGGTATGGGGTTGGAAAGAATGGCGCAGATTCTGCAACAAGTGCCGAATAATTATGAAACTGATTTGATTTTCCCTATCATCAAGACTGCTGCTGAGTTGGCTGATATTGACTATCAAAAAGCGAATGAGAATACTAAGGTATCTTTAAAGGTAATAGGGGATCATGTGCGATCGGTGGTACAAATGATCGCTGATGGCATTTCTGCTTCTAATATGGGGCGTGGTTATATTTTGCGTCGCCTTATTCGTCGGGTGGTGCGTCATGGGCGTTTGATTGGCATTGATGGTAATTTTATCAATCAGGTGGCGGAAACTGCCATTCAATTGTTAGAGGGGATTTACACCAATACCAGAGAAAGGGAAAAGGTTATCAAAACTGAGTTGCAACGGGAGGAGTCAGCTTTCTTAGCTACCCTTGAAAGGGGTGAGAAACTCTTGGCGGAGGTTATTGATAAGCTAAAACAGGTGCAAAAAACGGAAATTTCTGGGGTGGATGCTTTTACTCTTTATGATACTTTCGGTTTTCCTTTGGAATTAACTCAGGAAATAGCGGAGGAGCAGGGTATAACCATTGATGTGGATGGCTTTGAGGCGGAGATGGAGGCTCAGAGAGTGCGATCGCAATCAGCCCATGAGACGATAGATTTAACGGTACAAGGAAGCATTGACAAATTAGCGGAACATATCCATCCTACAGAATTTTTGGGCTACCAAGAATATCAATTGATTAGCCATATTGAGGGTTTGTTGGTAGAAGGTAAATCCGTGAAAAAAGCGGAATCGGGTACTAAGGTACAGTTAATTTTAAATAAAACTCCTTTCTATGCCGAGTCTGGGGGGCAAATTGGCGATAAAGGCTACCTCGCAGGGGAAGATGTGTTAATCTCCATCAATGATGTACAGAAGGAGTCGGGCTTTTTTGTTCATTATGGCACGGTGGAAAGGGGTAGTATCACCGTAGGGCAAAAGCTACGGGCAACCGTTGACAAAGCCTGTCGTAACCGTGTCAGGGCAAATCATACCGCTACTCACCTATTACAGTCGGCGTTAAAAAAGGTGGTGGATAATTCCATCTCTCAGGCTGGTTCTTTGGTATCCTTTGATAAGTTACGCTTTGATTTTAATTCCCCTCAACCCATTACCAAATCTCAATTACAACAAATTGAGGATTTGATTAATACTTGGATTGCCGAAGCCCATCCCGCTGATATTTCTGTTATGGGTATAGAAGAAGCTAAGGCTAAAGGGGCGATCGCCATGTTCGGTGAAAAATACGGCTCCCAGGTGCGTGTTATCGATATACCAGAGGTTTCCATGGAATTATGTGGGGGGACTCATGTAAATAATACCGCTGAAATAGGGCTATTTAAAATCATATCAGAAACGGGTATTTCTTCTGGGGTAAGACGCATCGAAGCTGTGGCGGGTGCCTCAGTGTTGGAATATCTCAAGGTAAGAGATGAAGTTGTCAAAGAATTGGCTGATAAACTCAAAGCCAAACCCGAGGAAATTCCCGAACGTTTTGCCAATCTTCAAAGTGAGTTAAAAACTACCCAAAAAGAGTTGGAAAGCCTTAAGCAAGAGTTAGCTTTATTAAAATCCGATAGTTTAGTTAACGAAGCCCAAACAGTAGGAGAGTTTAAAATTCTCGTTGCCCACATGAGAGATTTAGATGCTAAATCCTTACAAACCGCAGGGGAAAAATTACAACAAAAATTAGGGAATAGTGCAGTAGTATTGGCTTCCATCCCCGAGGAAGGAAAGGTAAGTTTAGTGGCTGCCTTTGGGGAAAAAGTTTATAAAGAAAAACAACTTCAGGCAGGTAAATTTATCGGACAAATCGCCAAAATCTGTGGTGGTGGAGGCGGAGGACGCCCTAACCTTGCCCAAGCGGGAGGAAGGGATGCCACCAAGGTTGATGAGGCTTTGGCTACTGCTAAAACTCAGCTGATGGACGCTTTATCTTAA
- the mrr gene encoding restriction system protein Mrr: protein MSTPNFQKFFKPLLEIASDDKEHSTKEAKEILINKMGLTAEDLHEKVRSGAMTKVDNRIWWAKSYFVKAKVFHYPKRGIFKITERGKDLLAKKYQEITVKELQQYSEFLDFVTPKKNKNNEISDVPFTEKETPEEMLENGYQEIRNELADELLNTIKSNSYDFFENLVIDLMVRMGYGGSRDDAGESIGKVGDEGIDGIIKEDRLGLDLIYLQAKKWEGTIGRPEIQKFVGALHGKRAKKGVFITTGDFTKTAFDYVENIESKIILIDGKSLVNYMIDYNLGVSISVTYEIKKIDKDYFFND, encoded by the coding sequence ATGAGTACACCTAACTTTCAAAAATTTTTTAAACCCCTTTTAGAAATTGCTTCTGATGACAAAGAACATTCTACAAAAGAAGCAAAAGAAATCTTGATCAATAAAATGGGATTAACCGCTGAAGATTTACATGAAAAAGTAAGAAGTGGAGCAATGACAAAGGTTGATAACCGAATTTGGTGGGCAAAAAGTTATTTTGTTAAAGCAAAAGTCTTTCATTATCCTAAGCGTGGAATTTTTAAAATTACAGAAAGAGGGAAAGATTTATTAGCAAAAAAATATCAAGAAATAACTGTAAAAGAACTTCAGCAATATTCTGAATTTTTAGATTTTGTTACTCCTAAAAAGAATAAAAACAATGAAATATCTGACGTTCCTTTCACAGAAAAAGAGACTCCAGAAGAAATGCTTGAAAATGGTTATCAAGAAATTAGAAATGAATTAGCCGATGAACTTTTAAACACAATAAAAAGTAATTCTTATGATTTTTTTGAAAATTTAGTAATTGATTTGATGGTTCGTATGGGCTATGGTGGTTCGAGAGATGATGCGGGAGAATCTATTGGCAAAGTAGGTGATGAAGGAATTGATGGAATAATTAAAGAAGATAGATTAGGGTTAGATCTGATTTATTTACAAGCCAAAAAATGGGAAGGTACAATTGGAAGACCAGAAATTCAAAAATTTGTGGGTGCATTGCATGGAAAAAGAGCAAAAAAGGGAGTTTTCATCACTACGGGTGATTTCACTAAAACTGCTTTCGATTATGTAGAAAATATTGAGTCAAAAATTATTTTAATAGATGGCAAAAGTTTAGTAAATTATATGATAGATTATAATTTAGGTGTTTCCATATCAGTCACTTATGAGATTAAGAAAATTGATAAGGATTATTTTTTTAATGATTAA